The Coprobacillus cateniformis DNA window CAACAATTCCGGCAAAGACCCCCATACTAATTGTTTCATTCATGGCTGTTAAAACAGCTTTGAATACTGATAATGAGATTACTGCTCCTAAGATTGGTGTTGTTTTATCCTTTGTTTTCGCATAAGCAATAACTGCACCAATTGCAAATAAGACATCCATCATTCCAAAAACAACCCATGAAGCTGTTTCAAGAATAGGTAAGTTAAGTAAATCTGGAGCACTTAAACGTGCTAATAATCCTGCCGCAGGTGTTGCAGCAATTGGAATGAGCATTGCTTTACCTAACTTTGATAACTGTTTTAAAATTTTATTCATCATTTTCCTCTCTCCTTTTCTATATCTTGATAAGTACATAATTCAAAATGTTCTTTTACATACTTTGTCAATTCATTATTTTTTATTGCTTCACATTCTATAATTCTTGGATAAGCAAAACTTGATTCTGTCACAATTTTATAATCTAAATAAGCAGGATGCCACATCACCTCTATAACCCTAGCATCTCCAACCTGTTCTAATAAACAACACATTTCTTTAGCCAAAGCAATACCCTGTTCTTTACAATTTAAAATCTCTTCTTTATTGGTTGACCATGGATCAATTAAAACATCATTACATTTGATATCATCTTGTTTCAATACAAAAGGGTCTCCAAATGAATTACGAACTGGTAATCCATATTCTTTAGATAGTCTTTTGACTATATCAGGATTATTTTTAAATGTATGAATATGGTGATGTGAATCTAAATGTGTTGGAACAATTCCATTGGCATAGACCTTCTCAATTTGAGTTTTCCATTCTTTATACACTTCCTCTTCATCAACAGATGTTGTTTCATCATTGTAAAAAGATAACTTTTTAAAATAACCTTTTTCATCAACAAGTGTTTGATGGCCTTCCATAACAGGCTTTCCACATGTTAGTGTCAAATGAATACCAATTCCTAAACCTGGATTTTGTTTTGCTAAAGCGACTGCATGTTGAAATCCTGGCATTCCTGGCATTAACGTTGTAGACGTTAAAATCCCATCTAAATAGCTATCAATAATTCCATAATTAATAGCATGAGAATAACCAAAATCATCTGCGTTATTAATTAATTTTCTCATTTTTTCTCTCCTCTCTCTAAACAAAAAACCCAAAATATAAAATACGTATGTATCTTATATTCTAGGTTTTGCCTGCTTTATCAGTTACAATCCTATTGACCTAATATTTGGGTCATATGTATCATCAGATATACAATTTCAGCTTGATCCACATCATAATCAAGTTCATTCTTAATATATCTCACAATCTTTTTCTCACATTGTACAAGTTGGGGATTGTTTTTAATTAATAATAAATAAATCCCTTCATTCGTATAACTATCATGTACTTCACCATTTCTAATTCTTCCTATAAAAAACCGAAGATGAGTAATAAGTCTCATATAATTAAGAGAACTTTTATCTAATGTTATATGAAAACTATTCTCTATAATTTTAACAATATCTATAACCATCTGAACCAATTCCATTGATTTTGTTGCTTTTTCATCCTCAGTTTCTGTAACAAAATAAACTGCAAAATAACCAGCTTCATCAATAGAGAGTTTGACATCTAATTGTTGTTCAATATAATCAATAATCCATAAACTAAATTCAAACTCTTCTTTCCAAATTGTTTTAATCTCCATCAAAGTGAGATTAGGAAGTGAGATATTCTGTTTCGCTCTTTCTATTGCTGCAGCTAAGTGATCAGTAAATTGAATAAAGAAAGCTAAACTGATTTTCTTTCCAAATCTCTGCTTTGCTTGTCTAAGAATTTGATCAGATAAACTAAAATATTCAGTAGGCACTCTTGCTAAAAGTTGATTTATTTTCTTCTTTTTATCATCTTCCAAATAAAATTGTTGTGTAATTCTTGCTTTATCTATCTGATCACCAATCTTCTTTTTATAACCAACTCCTGCACCAGTGACAATCATCTCTTCACCTTTTAAATTACAGCAGCTTACAACATTATTGTTGTATATTTTCAAAATTTTCATAAGCCCTCCTAATAAAAGAACACCTATAAATAAACAAATCATATTGTTTATTCTATAGGTGTTGCCTGCCTTATCAGTTACAATCCTAATACTTTATTTAATCATATAATATGCCTTTTTTCTTGTCAACTTTTATTTAGTACTTCATAATCGTTGTTTCACCAGCAAGACATTTTATCACATCAGTTATGAGTTCTATTTTATAATCATCACTATTCAAAATAATAACTGGTGTTTCTAATGTATTGCCTTTGTTTTTAAAGAATTCAAAATCTGCTTCAATAATTGGTACTCCTTGTTTGACAACATCACCAACATTTGCTAAAACATGAAATCCTTCACCTTGGCTTAATGCAGTATCTAATCCTATATGAATAAGAATTTCTAATCCATTATCTAGTTGCATACCAAAAGCATGCTTTGTTTCAGCAATTAAAGTGATTTTCCCATCTGCAGGAGCAACAAAAATATTTTCTACTGGATCAATTGCAACCCCTATTCCCATCATTCCAGATGCAAATACTTCATCTTTGACATCTGACAATTTCATCAGTTTGCCAGATACTGGAGCAACAATCTTCTTCTCTTTTTTAAATATATTAAACATAAACAACCTCCAAAATAAAATAAGACAAAGCACTCTATAAAAGAATACTTTGCCTAATTGAATAGTTACAAATCTTTTTTACACTTATATATTATCAAAGCGTTTACATAGTGTCAATCTTTTTTTATCTTTTATAAACAAAAAGACTTTTTGGTACTGGTACAATTCACTTCCTTTAACATATCATATCACACATTCATGTTATTATTAATGAACATGAAAATTTTATATAATACCAACATTTAATACATATTTTATTCAATCATTTCAGACATATAGAAAAAACATTCCTAAGTAGGAATGCTTAATCATTTATTTCAATTTTAAGTCAACTAATACATCAGCTAAGCCAATATAAGAAGCAGGCGTCATATGAATAAGAGTTTCACGATCTTCATCAGATAAAATATCAAGTCCTTCAGCAAACTTAATAATATCTTCTTTAGAAATACTCTTTCCTCTTGTTAATGCTTTTAATGTATCATAAGCATCTGATCTCCCATATTTTCTTAACATGGTTTGAATCGGTTCAGCTAAAACTTCCCATTTTTCATTTAAATCAGCAGCTAGTTTTTCTTTGTTGACAACACATTTTGCTAAACCATTCATTGTTTCATGAATAGCTTGTAATGAATATCCAAACGCTAATCCTAAATTTCTTTGAGATGAAGAGTCAGATAAATCTCTTTGCATACGTGATTTAGGAAGTTTATTAGATAAAGCTACACAGATATTGTTTGACATATCAATATTTGCTTCACTATTCTCAAAACGAATTGGATTGACTTTATGAGGCATAGTACTACTTCCAACTTCGCCTTTCACAGGAATTTGTTTAAAGTATTCCATTGAAATGTATAGCCACATATCGACATCAAAATCAACCAATACATTGTTAAAATGACGAATACCATCAAGAATATGACAAGTATAATCATGACTTTCAATTTGAGTTGTTAAAGGATTAAAAGTTAATCCTAAATATTCTTCTACAAATTTCTTAGCCATAGTTTGCCAATCAACATTAGGAAAAGCTGTTAAAATAGCACTATAATTTCCAGTTGCTCCATTAAACTTTGCTTTAATTTGAATGCTTTCAATATTCTCAATACTTGACATCAAACGATAAGCATAAACCTTAAATTCTTTACCAATTGTTGTTGGTGTAGCTGGTTGTCCATGTGTATGAGCTAGCATTGCATCATCTTTATGTTCAACTGCCCATTGATTAATCATATTAGCAAATTCTTTAGCTTTAGGTAACCAAACATCTTTTAAACCATATTTTAACATACATGCATAAGATGTATTGTTAATATCTTCAGAAGTACATCCAATATGAACAAAACTGATTAAATAATCATATCCCATATCTTTTAATGCATTTCCAATAAAATATTCAACAGCTTTGACATCATGACGTGTTGTTGCCTCAATGTCTTTAATACTAGCAAATGAATCATAATTAAAATTCTTAGAAATCGCTTCAATTTGACTCATATCAGCTTGATTAAATTTAGCTAAGATATCATTATCAATATTATTAATTAAAAATTTTAACCATTGAATTTCAACAAAAACTCTATACTTAACCAAAGCATATTCAGAAAAGTATTCACCTAAAGCATCTTTAATTCCTGAATAACGTCCATCCAATGGACAAAGAGTCATACTTTCAAATTCTTGTCTCTTCATTTATTTACCACCTTTAAAATATTTTACACCAGCTTCAAATATTTTTTGGTCCATTTCACCATAAATATTCTTATTTCTATTTTCACCTTGACGTTCACTATGTGCCATCTTACCAATAACACGACCATCTGCAGATAATATACCTTCAATTGCACATAATGATCCATTTGGATTATATGGCGATTCCATTGTTGGTTTTCCATCTGTATCTACATATTGTGTAAAGACCTGACCATTATTGAATAATTCTTCAATAACTTCTACTGGTGCCACAAATCGTCCTTCTCCATGAGAAATTGGTACTGTATGAATATCTCCAACATTCACATTTGCTAACCAAGGAGATTTTACAGAGCAGATTCTTGTATCAACCATCTGTGATAAGTGTCGTCCAATAGTATTGAAAGTAAGTGTTGGGTCATCTTTATCCATAGTTTTAATACGACCATATGGAAGAAGTCCTAATTTAACTAAAGCTTGGAATCCATTACAAATACCAATCATTAATCCTTCACGATTATCTAGCAAATCAGTAATTGCATCTTTCAATTTTGGATTTCTTAATACAGTTGCAATAAATTTACCTGATCCTTCTGGTTCATCACCTGCAGAGAATCCTCCAGGTAACATAATAATTTGTGCCTTTTGAATAGCCGCTTCTAATTCATCAACAGATTTCTTAATATCTTCTTCAGTTTTATTTCTAATTAATACCAATTGGACATTTGCTCCCGCTTTTTCAAAAGCACGCTTTGAATCATACTCACAGTTTGTTCCAGGGAAAACTGGAATGACAACATTCACTTCATCATAAATTTTTGAAGCATGTAAAACTGTTCTTTCATCACAATCTTTCATCATCATATCAGTTGTTGGTGCTTTTTCTTTTGTTGGATATACATCATCCAAAACACCTTCATAAATAGCATAAGCATCATCTAATGATAATGATTCATCTTGATAAGAGATAACATGTGTATCATTTGTATGACCAATAATTCTTGTATGATCTAATGTCACTACATTATCATCTTCAACTTCTAAAATAATATTTCCATAATCTTTGCAAATCAATGTCTCTAAAGCAACATCAGCAAGTTCTACACCCACTGCATTACCGAAAGCCATTTTATAAACTGCTTCAATGACTCCACCATCTTTAACAGTATAACTGCTATAAACTTTTCCATCTTGCATTAATTTCATAACAGCATCATACTGTACTTTTAAAGCATCAAAATCATAAACATGGAATTTGTCCTTTGGTAACATCACTTCAACCAATGTATGTCCAGCACCTTTTAATTCAGGAGTGATAACATCTTTGACATCAGCACCAGTGATCGCAAATGATACCAATGTAGGAGGTACATCTAAATCTTCAAATGATCCTGACATAGAATCTTTACCACCAATTGAAGGTAATTTTAATTCAGACTGAACTCTATAAGCTCCAAGTAATGCTGCAAATGGTTTCCCCCATTTGCTAGGAACATCTAATAATTTTTCAAAATATTCCTGGAATGAAAAACGAATTGTATGATAATTTCCACCCATTGCTACAATTTTAGCAACTGATTCTACAATTGCATACATTGCACCATGATATGGTGACCATTTAGAAATAAGTGGATTATATCCATGGCTCATTAATGAACAAGTTGTTGTTTCCTTTCCTAAAACAGGAATTAAAGCAGCCATACCTTCTGTTTCTGTTCTTAATGTTTTCCCACCAAATGGAGACAATACTGTTCCATTTCCAATTGATGAATCAAATCTTTCAACCAAACCTTTTTGTCCACACACTGATAAACGACTTAAAACCTCTTTTGATGTTTCAACAAATGAAGTTTGTGCTTGGTTTGTAAATGGAGTTTTATCAAAGTCTGGTAGTTTCACTTCAATATCTTGGAATCTTGATGCACCATTCTTATCTAAGAATGCTCTATCAATATCAACAATAGTTTGACCTAAATAACTCATTGTTAAACGATTATTATCAGTGACAGTAGCAACTCTTACAACCTCTAAGTTTTCATCAATACAAGCTTGTTTAATAAACGCTTCATCACTTTCTTCAATAACAATTGCCATACGTTCTTGAGACTCAGAAATAGCCAATTCTGTCCCAGTTAAACCTTCATATTTCTTTAAAACTGCATCTAAGTTAATATTTAAACCTGGTGCAAGTTCACCAACAGCTACACAAACACCACCAGCTCCAAAATCATTACAACGAACGATTTTTTCAGAAACAGCTTTGTTTCTAAATAATCTTTGAATTTTTCTTTCTTCTACTGGATTACCTTTTTGAACTTCTGCACCAGCTGTTGTTGTTGTTTTTAATTCATGGGATTTTGATGATCCTGTAGCCCCACCAATTCCATCACGACCAGTTCTACCACCTATCAATAAAACAATATGATCTTTTAATGGTTCTAATCGTTTGACTTGATCTTTTGGTGCAGCTGCTACAACTGCCCCTAGTTCCATACGTTTTGCAACAAATCCATCATCATAAACTTCATGTACATAACCTGTTGTAAGACCAATTTGATTTCCATAACTTGAAAAACCATGAGCAGCTTCCTGACAGATTTTTCTTTGAGGAAGTTTTCCTTTCATTGTTTCATCAAGTGATTTTCTAGGATCACCAGCCCCTGTAATACGCATTGATTGATATACATATGCTCTTCCTGATAATGGATCACGGATTGCTCCACCTAAACATGTTGCAGCTCCACCAAATGGTTCAATTTCTGTAGGATGGTTATGTGTTTCATTTTTGAACATTAATAACCAATCTTCATCTCCTTCAGATGTATGAATCTTTAATTCAACAGAACAAGCATTAATTTCTTCAGAAACTTCTAAATCATCTAAATATCCTGTTTTTCTAAGTTCTTTCATAGAAATTGTTGCTAAGTCCATTAAAGTTAATGGACGTTTTGTATCAATTCCATAAACAAGATGACGAGATGTTTTGTAATCTTCAACATCTTTTTCTAAAATTTCTTTAAATGCCCCATTTTCAATATCTAATTGACTAATAATTGTTGCAAATGTTGTATGACGACAATGATCAGACCAATATGTATCAAGAACTTTTAATTCAGTTTCTGTAGGATCTCTTTGTTCTTCATTCTTAAAATAATCTTGAGTGACTTTTAAATCATCAAAGTTCATTGCCATTCCATTATCTTGAATAAATTGTCTTAATTCATCATCACTATAATTTATAAATCCAGTAATGACTGGAACATGTTCAATATGAACATCACTATCAGTTAAATCATCCATTTTTTCTAGACTCGCTAATCTTTGATCAAC harbors:
- a CDS encoding carbohydrate deacetylase translates to MRKLINNADDFGYSHAINYGIIDSYLDGILTSTTLMPGMPGFQHAVALAKQNPGLGIGIHLTLTCGKPVMEGHQTLVDEKGYFKKLSFYNDETTSVDEEEVYKEWKTQIEKVYANGIVPTHLDSHHHIHTFKNNPDIVKRLSKEYGLPVRNSFGDPFVLKQDDIKCNDVLIDPWSTNKEEILNCKEQGIALAKEMCCLLEQVGDARVIEVMWHPAYLDYKIVTESSFAYPRIIECEAIKNNELTKYVKEHFELCTYQDIEKERGK
- a CDS encoding PRD domain-containing protein, with product MKILKIYNNNVVSCCNLKGEEMIVTGAGVGYKKKIGDQIDKARITQQFYLEDDKKKKINQLLARVPTEYFSLSDQILRQAKQRFGKKISLAFFIQFTDHLAAAIERAKQNISLPNLTLMEIKTIWKEEFEFSLWIIDYIEQQLDVKLSIDEAGYFAVYFVTETEDEKATKSMELVQMVIDIVKIIENSFHITLDKSSLNYMRLITHLRFFIGRIRNGEVHDSYTNEGIYLLLIKNNPQLVQCEKKIVRYIKNELDYDVDQAEIVYLMIHMTQILGQ
- a CDS encoding PTS sugar transporter subunit IIA; protein product: MFNIFKKEKKIVAPVSGKLMKLSDVKDEVFASGMMGIGVAIDPVENIFVAPADGKITLIAETKHAFGMQLDNGLEILIHIGLDTALSQGEGFHVLANVGDVVKQGVPIIEADFEFFKNKGNTLETPVIILNSDDYKIELITDVIKCLAGETTIMKY
- the purB gene encoding adenylosuccinate lyase, which translates into the protein MKRQEFESMTLCPLDGRYSGIKDALGEYFSEYALVKYRVFVEIQWLKFLINNIDNDILAKFNQADMSQIEAISKNFNYDSFASIKDIEATTRHDVKAVEYFIGNALKDMGYDYLISFVHIGCTSEDINNTSYACMLKYGLKDVWLPKAKEFANMINQWAVEHKDDAMLAHTHGQPATPTTIGKEFKVYAYRLMSSIENIESIQIKAKFNGATGNYSAILTAFPNVDWQTMAKKFVEEYLGLTFNPLTTQIESHDYTCHILDGIRHFNNVLVDFDVDMWLYISMEYFKQIPVKGEVGSSTMPHKVNPIRFENSEANIDMSNNICVALSNKLPKSRMQRDLSDSSSQRNLGLAFGYSLQAIHETMNGLAKCVVNKEKLAADLNEKWEVLAEPIQTMLRKYGRSDAYDTLKALTRGKSISKEDIIKFAEGLDILSDEDRETLIHMTPASYIGLADVLVDLKLK
- a CDS encoding phosphoribosylformylglycinamidine synthase, producing the protein MSKVYRVYVEKRKDYAVEADEILNNLRTQLKLDTLTSLSVVNRYDVQGVSVDVLNQGIPTILSEPMVDDIYKEEYPVSVGAKIFAIEFLPGQYDQRADACEQCFQLLTGEKNVKVKCAKLIVLIGELTDEQVKCVQNYLINPVDQRLASLEKMDDLTDSDVHIEHVPVITGFINYSDDELRQFIQDNGMAMNFDDLKVTQDYFKNEEQRDPTETELKVLDTYWSDHCRHTTFATIISQLDIENGAFKEILEKDVEDYKTSRHLVYGIDTKRPLTLMDLATISMKELRKTGYLDDLEVSEEINACSVELKIHTSEGDEDWLLMFKNETHNHPTEIEPFGGAATCLGGAIRDPLSGRAYVYQSMRITGAGDPRKSLDETMKGKLPQRKICQEAAHGFSSYGNQIGLTTGYVHEVYDDGFVAKRMELGAVVAAAPKDQVKRLEPLKDHIVLLIGGRTGRDGIGGATGSSKSHELKTTTTAGAEVQKGNPVEERKIQRLFRNKAVSEKIVRCNDFGAGGVCVAVGELAPGLNINLDAVLKKYEGLTGTELAISESQERMAIVIEESDEAFIKQACIDENLEVVRVATVTDNNRLTMSYLGQTIVDIDRAFLDKNGASRFQDIEVKLPDFDKTPFTNQAQTSFVETSKEVLSRLSVCGQKGLVERFDSSIGNGTVLSPFGGKTLRTETEGMAALIPVLGKETTTCSLMSHGYNPLISKWSPYHGAMYAIVESVAKIVAMGGNYHTIRFSFQEYFEKLLDVPSKWGKPFAALLGAYRVQSELKLPSIGGKDSMSGSFEDLDVPPTLVSFAITGADVKDVITPELKGAGHTLVEVMLPKDKFHVYDFDALKVQYDAVMKLMQDGKVYSSYTVKDGGVIEAVYKMAFGNAVGVELADVALETLICKDYGNIILEVEDDNVVTLDHTRIIGHTNDTHVISYQDESLSLDDAYAIYEGVLDDVYPTKEKAPTTDMMMKDCDERTVLHASKIYDEVNVVIPVFPGTNCEYDSKRAFEKAGANVQLVLIRNKTEEDIKKSVDELEAAIQKAQIIMLPGGFSAGDEPEGSGKFIATVLRNPKLKDAITDLLDNREGLMIGICNGFQALVKLGLLPYGRIKTMDKDDPTLTFNTIGRHLSQMVDTRICSVKSPWLANVNVGDIHTVPISHGEGRFVAPVEVIEELFNNGQVFTQYVDTDGKPTMESPYNPNGSLCAIEGILSADGRVIGKMAHSERQGENRNKNIYGEMDQKIFEAGVKYFKGGK